GCGCCTGCCCCAATCGGAACGCCTCAAATCGGTCCTCTTTGGCATCGTCGGAGTCGGACCCGCTTATCTGGACGGCCCCCGGCACGAGTCGCTCTAACAAATCACCCTCGTCATTCAAGTGGCACCACATGAGTTCATTTGCAGTCGCCTCGTCTACGTCAGGCGATATGTCAAACGCATTTAGTATTGGTGCTTTCCCCATGTCAGTCATCCTTCGCCGGACAGTCGGGGAGCTTCCTATTTCGGTTTATCTCGGCTTTGAGATAGGCGCAGTGGAAGCCCCACCTACGGAACACGCAGTACGGCCTAGCCATTCCCCTGCCCTCAGTACACAACTTCCCCTCTGGCATCATCACCTTGACCGTAACCTCTTTCATGCCTTCCCCTCCAGCCAGTCTGCAACCTCGCACGCCTCAATCAGCCGGATTGGGCTGTCTCCCTCTCGCAGCAGCCTGGCGATGTGGGCATAGGCGGCGGTCACGCCTTCCGAGACAAACGCGGTATATTTTTCTCTCTCTAAGGACTCATACGCTCTCTTGGTGATGGCGTCTATGTCTGGCTTGCTAATCATTTTCCCACCCCCAACAGCCGCATGATGGCGTCGGCCTGCTGCTTACGCCTCGCCATGCAACGATTCCCGCACCTATCCGCATCGCACCAAGGACATGAAGCTAATACCACCTGCTCCCGCAGTTCGGCGGGGTCAAGGACGGTCACTGGTTCAACTGTCATAGGAGGCATCTTCGTTCCAAGCGAATAGCATCCTATGAATTCACCCACTTGGTAGCCCTCCGGCACATCCACAATCAATATCTGTTTCACAGTCCCGCCTCCTTGCGTAGTTGCTGCCAAGCTGCTAGGGGAATGTAGACAATATCGCTTGGTTCGTGGTGGAATCGCTCTTTGTCCATGTACTCAATCACCTTCCGCAGTTGGGCGCGGCGGTCAGACATGAGTAGCCTGAGGATTGCCTCAACCCAGTCCGGGTCAATCCGGTTATAAACAAATGTTCCCTTCGGTATCATGCTTCACCTCGATACGTGTACTGTTGCTTAGGGATACTTGCGGCAGGCGGCCAGGTATTCCTTCACGAAGTCATCAAGTACTTCAGTAGGGATACCGGCACAGGCCGCTGTCTCAGCGATTTGGCGGCGGTATCTTTCCTTGTCAGCCGCAAACTGCGCTTGAAGCTTTGCCGCCCACTCCTCTCGCTTCGCCTTGACGTATTCCGGGTCGTGTATCTTGCAGTACCACTTGCCGTCACGCTCGACCACGGCGGGATGTTGGCAGGGGTAGTGGGTATAGTCGCGGAATATCCGTTCACTGCATTTCGGTTTGTCTGTCATTTCTCGCCTTCCTATGGAGGGGGCCGGCGCCCCCCCCCCCTCCTGGTACTCCCTACATGTCTCCGTCTATTCTTTTCGCTCACACCCTGTATTGGCCCGCTGGTGGCCGGGTGTTGATGCCCTTTGGGAGTGGGCCGGGGTGTCCGTGTTACCCCGGCCTTCCCTATGCTTGGGAGGAAAACCGCGTCCGAAAGCGGCTACTCTCCCGGACGCGCTATCGCGCCGACCCCGTGACGGCCACCAGGTCCTTGAGTTCCGTCAGGATGTCGAGGGTCACGTTGTCCGGCATGGTGTTGACCGTCTTGGGCGTGATGTGGAGCTTCCGCCGCAGTCCGGCGTTGGCGATGTCGGTATCGGTCAGACCCTTCGCTTTCGCGGTGGTGACAAAGGCCTTCCACTCTGAGGGAAGGTCAACGGAGGGCGCTTCCTGAGTCTCGGCGCGTGGCCACAGATCATCGTCGGCAGCCTTCGCCGGTTCGCTGACAACGGGAGCAGCCGGGGGCGGGACCTCGATAGGGTCCTCGGGTGCCGCTTCCTTCACTTCGCCGGTGTCGACGTCAATGGTCCCGGCCGCCTTTGGCCTGTCGGGGATCGCCCGGATTTCCTCGTCGGTGTACATTCCGCCGATGGCGTCCGGGCAGTAGGCGCGGGCTCCCTGAGAAATGGCGCGGGAGAATACCATCGCCTTCGGGTAGGTTTGCCAGTT
The sequence above is drawn from the bacterium genome and encodes:
- a CDS encoding recombinase RecT, which translates into the protein MTTETAITKREGEQLPGSYQEVAGLAKAFVASGMFTDVKQISQAIVKIQAGRELGLPPVYSMQNVNIIRNRLTSSANVLAMLVKRSPHYDYRIREWDDNHCRIEFFQKGGGKLESLGFTDFSLADAKRAGLVKPDSNWQTYPKAMVFSRAISQGARAYCPDAIGGMYTDEEIRAIPDRPKAAGTIDVDTGEVKEAAPEDPIEVPPPAAPVVSEPAKAADDDLWPRAETQEAPSVDLPSEWKAFVTTAKAKGLTDTDIANAGLRRKLHITPKTVNTMPDNVTLDILTELKDLVAVTGSAR